CAGTAAATGTCCCCTCGCCGTGCCGGGCTCTGCGGGCTGGCCGTGACTTTcccggtgctggtgctgccggGGGCTTTGCTCGCTCTGGCGCTCGCAGGGAGCCCAGCGCCTCTGCCCCACCAGTTTGGGAAGGGAGCTGCAGGACAAGGCAcgagccctgctgcctcctcccaaCCTTGCAGAGCTCCAGACCTGGCCCTGGCCCCGTGCAGACATTTTTGGAACCGAGGTCTGCGCAGAACGgcctggggaagcagagagacCTTGGCCTCTGCTCCAAAGGTGGATTTTTGTGGGTCAaacccttccctcccttctccacGTCCCTCCCTCTTCACGCGGAGGTGCCGAGGGGCAGGTTCCTCTGGAGCGGGGGCACTGGGGGCACAGTGAGGGCGCTGTGAGGACAGCTGTACCCGTCTTCAAATACTCTggtttttctttgggaaaagagagaagctTCCTTTCGTGACACTGTCCTAGACGTCACAGCTCAGGACCACGTCTTCGGAGTGCaatacaaaaaaagacaaccaaGACACGCTctaagtgctgctgctggccctgctcgATGACCGCACCACGCTCGGGCCTCTGAACAACCAGAGCAACGCCGCTCTCCCCAAGCTGCCGCAGGAACCCCGCTGTCCACGCCGTGTGAACCGTCCGGCCGCGCCAGGGGCCCCGGGGAGCAGCTGAAGAGCAGGGCCGTAGTAACGGAAACGGTAGCTTAGGGTTTGCCTCTAAATTTGTTAGCGTGTGTTAACGGAAGCCCCGGCCTACCAGGCGGCGGCCGCAAAATCTTACGGCGTCCTGCCCTGTGTACCGTACGTTGGGGTCGTGTAGAAAAAGAGTTTCCAGTAGAAGAAACGGAAGACATGGGGAAaggtttcctttgtttttgtacaAAGAGTCCTGCTGGGAATCCATGGCTTCATTCTCATAAATAACAGGTCCTTAGTACATGTCCTTGTAGATCTCCTGAAGAAGCGGGTGCAGAGAGGTCTCGGCCTCCGTCTTCTTGATCTTCTGCACCAGCTGGGCGTGCTCCGTCACCAGCTGCCGCAGGTCGGccatcttctgcagcagcttggGGAAGAGGTACTGGGCGTCCGGGTGGTTGGATTGCAGGTGGAACTCCAGCGCCCGCAGGATGTTGTCCTGGATCTCCTCCACCTGCTTCACGTTCATCAGGCCAGGACGGTCTGCGGAGAAGAAGCACGGCAGCGGGGTGTTACGGGGTGGCCCTCCGAAGCACACGCTGCTCCTGGGGGTGCGGAGATGGGGACTGAAACCCACCCACAGGGACTCCAACCTGGTCAACcagacaaggggaaaaaaacgcGTGCCCTCGGAGCACGTGTCCCACAGCAGCCTGTGAGAAAGGGGTGACACCTGGTCCCAGCGTGCCAGGCATCGCCGCCACGGAGAATCTTTGGTGTCAGAACTATTCAGgtcttctcctgctgccctaAGACACCCCTGGCTGATGTCAGCCAGCAAAAcccctgctgaagcagcagcccagccctccccagccccctcgGTTCGGGAGGGCTCTTCCTGACTCCCGCAGGGCCGAGAGCACCCGCTCACCTCCACACAGGATAATGGCAGCCACAAACAGAGACAGGTCGCTGTCATCCAGCTCCAGCGCGTTGAACTTCACAGCAAACTCGAATTTGGGCTCCATGATCTCGTTGAAGGGCTTGCGCAGGCTACGCAGGAACTCGCGGGTCACAAAGCCGTTCCCGttggccaccagcagcccatCCTTGTTCATGATAGAGGCCAGCATGGCAAAGATGGCCTCGTGCACCCCGTACTTCAGCAAAGTCACTTGGTCGTTCAAGTAGAGGCCTACGAAGCTGGGGATGCTCTTGGCGAACTCGGTGAGCTCCCGCACGGTCTCTACCGTGGTGCACTGGCAGCGGTAGAAGACGTGCACCCCGATTTCCTTGTAGGGGGGAATCCCGTTCACCAGCTGCTTCCAGACCAGCCCCTTCTCTGCTTGCCACAAGGTGTCCATGTCATGGATCACAAAAGGCTGCTTGAAAGAGAGGCAAGCGGTCAGGAACCTGCCACGGGGACTCGAGCTACGAGCCCTACCCAGGACACCTGCATTTGCCTGTCCGtttgctgctttctcctgctggggctgaggggccCAGGCAAACAGCAcccacacacacccacacaagTGTGCAAAGCAGCGAGGGCAGGGCGTGTAGAGCCCAcggagctgcagctgggaagtgGTGCACGTGCAATAGCGACAGCAGGAGCGAGGTGCACGTCCTCGCCCAGAGAAGAGCCCCCCGCactggctgcagccagccccgtTTGCCCTGGGAGGGAACTTactggggtgctgctggccttcCCGGTCAAGATACCTCTCGCCTTCTTTTTGGTCATGTTGAAGTTTTTCAGGTAGGCGTTGTAGATGTGCTTGGAGAAAGCTTTCAGGTCGGCCACCTGTGGGTTCTGGCAGCTGATCTCGCTTGCCGTCAGCCCCGCCAccagcttcctcttctctgcctcCGGCATGCGGCCGAAGCGGATCGCTGCGAGGAGCAAAACCAGTGAGCCCGCCAGCACCGCTACCCTcgccagcacagccccacgcTGGGCTCCCATCCCTGCTCATCTGGGTTCTCTCGCAAGCCCTGCTTCTTCCCACATAAACGCCTGGGCTCGGCCAGGAACAGGATGGTTACGCCTCAGGTTTAAAGAtcccagcacaggaaagcaATGTGTGTGCACAGTTCCTGCTGGGCCAACCTGGAGGGAAGAGCCCTGTGCCACCAGCCGGCCTGCGTGGCAGGAACAAAGAGCCCCTTCTTGTAAGGAAGGAATGGATGAAAGAGACAAAAGCCCGAAGCATTGGGCTTCAAAGAAGATGATTCCCTGGCAAAAAAAGAGCCACGGGATAAAGCGAGCTCCATCTGGCCTCCCCGTGTGAATCCCCGGGAGGAAGCTCCGCTCACGGGGCAGACGGCCCCACGGCACCCCGTGGGCAGGCCTGGGGACAAGGGTGCCACTCACCGTTATGTGACATGCCCAGCGAGAGGCATTTCTGGAAGCGGCAGTACTGGCACTTGTTCCTGTTCTTCTTCTGAATCTTGCAGCTCCGCTCACACTTCTCGTACTCCAGCTTCATGCGGATTGTCCGGCGGAAGAAGCCCTGCGAGCAGGCAGCGCACGGGGGGACGCGGAGCAGGGGGACAAGGGAACAGCAGCGTTAGCACCCGTATTTCGGGGCCAGGCTGATTTATTATCCCCAGCAGCCTCACAGAGGCTCAGCCCCCTCATCCTCCACCGGGTATTTTCAGCACAAGCAGAGCCTCGACCACAAGGAGAGGTGGTGtggtgggagaagggagaggaggaagcacGGGTCTGGCACCAGGAGCCGGGTGTGTGATACTGcgggcagccagcagggagggatggaggagcGGGCTGCGGGCCTGCCGGAATGTCTGGCAGGGCCTGGGCCGCTAATGCAGCCCCGCTGGCATCTGCTGTGGGGGAAAGAATTTCAGAGGCACAGCCAAGCTGCGGCCAGCGGTCCCAGGGGATAAGcaggcagctctctgctggtctgcagcacagccagcagcttgAAAAGCAAAGCCGGAGTCCCCACGCGGACAGGAGGATTTGCCTTACAAAGTAAAGCACGATGCAGTGAGATTTGGGTCGTACACGTCTCAGCTGCCTCCTTCAGGACAGCGTTTGTGTGCCTGCCTGTCCGCTCTCTGGGCAGGTTGCGAGTGATTTTTTTAGTCATTTCATCCTGCACCCCTGCTTTGCTGAGGACCTGCTTGCCCGAGGAGCCACCGCTCTCCCCAGGCTCTCAGCTCTGCTTGCTGTTGCCGAACCCAGCCCCTGCAGGGCGGACGCACCTTGCAGCCCTCGCAGGCGTGCACGCCGTAGTGGAACCCCGAGGCTTTGTCCCCGCAGACCCTGCACTCCACGTTCAGCGCTCCCGAGGCCGCCTCCTCGCAGCCCATCTGCAGTTGGTCCgacagggagggagaggagctcTGTGAAAGGTCTGCAAACACACGAGGGGAGGCAGCCTGTTGTGCAGTAGCCACAAGCACAGCAACACATCTAACCCCGTGGCTGGAGGGACTTCCAGCGCTTCCCAGCCTGTCACTCCGGCAGTTAACCTCCGATACCCTGTACAGAGCCAAGTGTTCCCAGCAGTTAAGAGATTCCACATCAGCTCTGATTTCTTCCTCTGGCATTCATGTTTAGGCAGCGAAATCCCACCAGCGGACTTGccaggcagctggcacagggctggcaCAGGAACAACAAAACTTCTCTCCCGGCTCCTATGATCCGTTTGCACCCAGGATTTCCAGGAGCAGCCAGAGAACGGCTCTCAGGCACCCCGGGagccctcccctctcccccacgCACCCTCTGGGGCACAACCTTCCCCTCCTGGCCTTGTTGCcacctcccagcctgctgccagcgGCTGTGCGGTGaccacagagaaagaaatacttcTCCATAACTTGGCCCTCAATGAATTATTTCACAAACGGAGGAAATAAAACCGAGCCAAGCCCCATTCACATGCAGACCCGGTGCCCTTTGCCTTGAGCACGCTGTCTGGAGGACGCGGCTGCAGCCTGCGTGCTCCCGGGGCTCCACTCACCTGTGTAGCTGCTCGAAGGCAGCGAGCTGTCTGGTCCTGCACTTGGGTCTGAGGCTCCGCTGGCCACCATCactgcctcttcctcttcctcctcctcttccctgaCCTCAGGTACTTCCTCCTGTAGTTGTTCCATAATCGATCACCCCTCAGTGCCAAGACTGCAATCCCTGTCATAGCTCTGGCATCATCCGCGTCTAGCCGAGATGGACCCTGCCAGGCTGGTGCGCTAGCCTGCGGACAGGGGGAGAGGCACGGCGTCAGGCGCAGGAGCTgccacagcagccctgctccgcTTCATCTTATCTAGGGAGACAAGCAGCCCCCGGGGCTTTTCTCTGGTGCTCTGCAGGGCTCAGGGAAGCAAAACCTCGCTGGGATCGCGTTCAGAGCCCAGCAGACAGATCCTGGGACACAAACCAGGAACCTGGGGCCGgtgctccctgccctgaaggTCCCGCAGCGGAGACACTGCCCCGGGCAACATCCCCCAAAGCCACCAGTGCCCTGGGCTGTCCCGGTGGCAGCCAAGGCCGAGGTTTGGCAGAGCCAACGCTAGCATAAAGATTAGGATCCTTCATTTTTCGGCTTCAGACTCCATCCTCAGCCTGACAACGGGGCAAGGACAGCGGCTGatgggggcaggagcagggctcagcGCGGTGGCCAAAAAACCCCAGACCCACGCGAGCTGTCTGCGAGACGGATGGCTTCCTGCCGGCCCCTGCCCTCCCGCTCCTTCCCGTCACAGCGctggtgtttgttttcactCATCGTGTTGTAACCAGCCCCGGCTCCCCTGCCAAGAGCCGCCGGGCCGAGCTCAGCCACGGGGTCCGGCAGCGCGATCGCGCCGGCTGCACGGCCCAGCCCTGTCCTAATCCGGGGCTTCCTGTGGGAGGACGGCCACGGGCCCCTTTCCCCCCACGCTTCCTCTCCTTGTTTGTGCTCGTCCATCGCAAGCGACGTGCCGCGGGTGCCGAGGCCGGGCCGTTCCCCGCGCCCCGAGCCCAGCCGGCTCTCGCCCGGTGCCGCGTCGCAGCgcctctgcctccagccctgaCTCTTGCTCCAGTACTTAGCACCTCCAGCACGGCTGGTGTAGAGCTGCAGCCATTTCCTTCGAGGAGCCATCGTAAAGCGCAGGATCCGTTGCTCTATTTCCACAGAGCCTCGATTAACAGACGCGAGTTCAGCTTCTGGAGCATCCTCGCGCCTGCTCCCCGTGTAAGCCGCCTGCGGGGTTCTTGCACGAGGGCGCCCCACGACCACGCGTGGCCGTGACCCACGCCAaaacccaccccccccccgtggCACAGGGCTCACTGCGGGAGGACGGCGGCGACCCACGGCTCCCTGGGCTCAGTTCCTCTCCCGCAGCAGCCCCTCGTGCCCAGAGCTCTgcggctgggctgcagccagcccctcgGCCCGCCCGGGAAGCCGTCAGCGCCCGGCAAGGTCGGAGCTCCCCGGGCAAGCAGCTTGGTGCCAAGGGGAGGACGAACCCCCTGAAGGAGAGGCCGGACATCGACACGCCGCCGAGCCAGCAGCACGGGCACCCCCAGGAGCCGCCGCAGGACCGCAGCCCGGGGAGACCTCGCCGCGAATTCGGAGCCACGGGGCCCGAGGTCGCACCCGGCTCCGTTTCGAGGAgcggggacaggggcagggggctcggCTGAGCGCGGCGCTCCCTGCCCGCGCCTCCCGGGCAGCACTGAGGCACCACTCACGGGCTCTGTTACCCTTGGCCGCCGCTCACACGTGGGGCAGGGCATCCAGGCAGGAAAACCTATTCGTCAGAGGTGGAGGGTAACGAGCCGGACCTTTTTAAAGGCTATATATAAACGAACGCACAAACAtcaggaaaatgcttttgcCCGGCACGGCAGTCAGCGGGGGAAGGCTGTGGCAGGAGGAACTGGCCTCCAGTGGaaaacacagccagcagcaccttACTGAGCTTGTCGTTAGCTCTCCTTTGGCTCTGGCATCCATCAGGAGAGGCAAGCACTTAAACCCTTTGAGGACGTAGTCTCTGCTTCGCCTCCTCGGCCCCGCAGGGACTCAGTTCTCCAGCTGTGTCCCTGGCACACCGGGTCCATGCAGGGCCTCGCACCCCACGAGCCACCAAAGCAACCCCAAAGGACGGTGCCCCGTGCGGGCAAGGGTGCCAGGGGAAGGACAAGGACTCAGGTCCCAGCCTTCGAGAGCGGCTGGAGAGCCAGAGGGAGGAAAGCTCTCGCCAGAAAGCTCtgaatttattgttttaatatctTCTCGCAGGCCAAGAGCAGAGGGGCCTGGGCAGAGgggagctgcgggagctgtTTGCACACCTGCCTTTCCCGGAGCCATTCCCCTGTTTTCCAAACAGCGGCGAtagaggcagaggaggggggagagggattAATTCCACCCGGCCGGCTGCACCCCCTGCCTCCAGGAGATGAAAGGCCAGGCAGCCGCAGCCCGGGGAAAGGCAGGCAGGGGCCAGGCCTCTGCGTGGCTGCAGGGGACGTGCGGACCCCAGACCCCTGCGGGATGGGGCAGCGGCCAAACCTGGCTCCATGCGGAGACCCTGAGCCTTTAGTTTCTTTCAGCTGGATGTGTTGAGCTTGGTATAAAGAACAAACCAGCGCTGCCTTGACCAAAATCAGCGAAAAAGCTTGTTTGATTCCTTTTAGTGCTGGATTCTTGCGGCACGTGCAGAGAGCAAACGACCGTGCCAGCCTCCGGGATGCTTTATTCAGCCCCAGACACGGGGGAgattccctcccttccctcctgccagcccGAACAAAGGCGAGCCCTTGAGGACTGGAATTGTTTGCGCAGGATTACAGCGGTGAGCACAAAAGAGCCGTGCCAGCTCCCCCGCGAGCCCCGTGGTTTGGCGTCGGAGCTCTGTCCCTCGGAGCACGGACAGAGGGTGCGgaccctgcccagccccacacctTTGTGGGATGGCACCAGGGACGGAGGTGTGGAGGGCAGAGGGTGCCCCAAAGGGCCCTTCTCACCTCCAGGAGCTCCCTGCAGCTTGGTGCCTCCACGTCTCCAGGCAGGGCAAGGAACAAGGAGGTTTCCTTCCCTGGGCTAAACCTGCCCCCGGTCCATCACAGCGCACGAGCGGGGCAGAGATTCCTGCCCGGCGCAGCCACCCCCTTTTTCCATTTGGCAGCTGTGACGGGAGCAGCGATGGAAAGCGAGGATGGAAACGAGGACAGGCACTGCGAATTCCTTCCTAAGCTTCTCCGGAAAATCGGGCAAATctgtttcccttcctcttcccacagGATGGGAACGAGCAAGAGGGCGAGCATCTCGTGACTTGCTCTGCCTTGGCCCAACCCCGTTCAAAGCTTTGGCAGCCGGGGGACATTGGGCTGGCTGCTGTGCACGAAGGCTCTGCACTCGGGCAGATGCTGCTGGGCGTCCCCCTCGCGGCTCCCACGCTGCAAACAGCGCTGGCACCAAGTTTTTCTTTACCAGAAGCCGGAGCTGACCCCTCTGCCAGGCGGAATGACATGGCTGGAACGTGGGGAAGAAGCGTGGCACACAAGATGAGGGggaaatagcttaaaaaaaataaaaaaagctggCACGCCAAGGCTTGCAAGGTTAAGAGGAGACAAATCTCCAGCCTCATGTGCAGCACGGACCCAGCGCCTGAAGGCAGCGCTTCTCCAGAGCTGGTCAGGACCCGCGTCTTCCTCAGCACTGGGTACTTGCATGCTTTTGGccaggcagctcctggcagcaaATCGGCGTTTAAGGCTCAGAGCTACGTTCAGAGACGGCAGAAGCTGACACACGAGCCAAAAAGTGCCCAGTGCCCCGTGGCTGGTGCGTGGCAGGGCTGGCGGGGCGACGCGACCGCTGTTACACGGCTGCCCGTGGAGCAAAGCATCAGCAAGGAGGGGACGTGCGTTGCGACACGGACACCAGGGTGCTGGCAGCCACCGAGGGAGTGAGGAAGTGCTCATAATTAGAAGGACGTCATCTTTAAAACAGGTGTAGTTTCAAAGAAGAAGTCATTTCGACACGCTcgctggggtggggaggactCCCGCCCCGTTCCCCTCCAGGGGAGGGCACAtttgtttctaatatttttatacGGACGGGGTTGGAGGCAGCTCCCCGACAAGTCCCTGTTGTAGTGTCGCCAGACGAGGCTCCTCCCTGGAAGAGGGAAGTTTCCAGGCAAAGCAAAGCGCCAAAAAACATCCCAACCTCCCAAGGGACAGGTCACAAGGTTGATCCACTCAAAGTTGTTCGAGTTACCCTAAGGGAGGCGACCAGGAAGTGCGAAAGGAGACCGATTTACCATGGAAGCACTTCTGGCTTGTGTTTTTGTTCATCTGGATGAAACCATTAGACAAATTCACAGTCAACAGAAGTGAATCCCTTCGGAAGGATTCTGTTGGTTGTGAATTTGGCACCGgacagcagcattttctgtgaCATGGAGCACACATCAAATATACCAAAAAATGGAGCTGAATCCGTAAAAAAATGTGGTTGTTGTTCATTGGCCATTATTTGCAGACATCCCTTGGGTTGTGTCACCACTTCGGGTATCTGCTGATCGAGTACCAgtttctgttcctcctcctgcacgCCAGCTACTCCTAATAAAAGCCATATAAGAGCTCAGCAGACGCTGCAACACAGGAAAGGTAACTAAGTGCAAAAAATCCGCAGAGACAAACAATGAAaacgtgttttgtttttgttcctgaaaGACCAACGCACCTATTCATTAGCTAACGAGATCTCGGCAGCGCTTACTATCCCAGCGTTTCCTCCCTTACTCAGAAGCCTTGGCCGCGAGGCAGCTCCGTGCAGAAGTGAACTACTGGAGCTGGCGAGGAAGAACGCTTCGCCCCGCACCGCGGCACCCGGCCAGCACTGATACTCGGGGCCTGAGAGAAATTAAAGCATCTGCTCCAACGCTGCAGATGTCCAGCCCCTTGTCCTCACTGCAGGTTGCTTTTCACCAAGCGCCAGCCCAGccgaggcagcagcagggtgctgcccGAGCTGCTATTACCGCCGTGCTGCTAATTACTCAGGAGCACACGACGGAGGAGCGCAGGAGGTTCCCTCGCTTGCCTCGAGCGGCCAGGCTTGCCAATATGAATCACACGTCGCCTGCGTGTTTGAACTCATCCATTTCCTGgccactgagaaaaaaaaaaaaaaaagtcaaagagtTATGAAACTCGCTGGATCCTTCTCTTTTTGCGCCGCAATCGTCCCCAAAAAAACTAGATCACATTTTGATCTGAAAGGAGCTTCCCGCTTTCTCACCGGCGCTGCGTTTTCTTTGGAAGAGGGTTAATGCTCCtgcggggctcagccccacacgCCTGGTTCTCCTCAGCCTTGGACGAGCCAGGatctgcagctctcctccacACAAGGGGCCACAGTCTCAAGCACTTCCCCGAAGTTCTGCTCCATGaccttcagcagctcctgccgCCCCCCGTACCTCTACTTCCTCCGTCATCCAAAATCATACTAACCGGGTTCTGCAGCGCTTCCTTCCTGGCCCTTTCCTCGCTGCATTAGCTCACAGAGACGGCATGTTTTGGACATCGGTGCCAAGCGTCATTGTTTATTCCCGTGGTACGGATTTGGACACCTGTTCCCAGTCACGCTCGCCAGGctcgcccgcccgcccccggctCAGCACACCGCGCTGCTCGTGaccctcttctccctctgcacATTCCCATATGAAGCGTTTCCAGGAGGGCTTTCAGCAAACAAACTGGCAGGGCTCGGGCTGGCGACTGCCAGCCGAGGGTTGTGTTTTGCTGTCAGCTCAGGACAGcccagagcaggcaggggcaggggggtgcGCGTGGCCGGCTGGGCCGGGACGAGGACGGCAGCCAGGAAACAAGCAGGTACCCGAAAGGTGACACCGCCGGggggctgctcagcactggAAACTGCACGGACGCGGTGCCATTTGAGAAGATCGTTACGTCCAGTAATGAGAGAGGCCCGTCCCCGCTCCCGGCAGGGCACAGCGGAGGCGGCCCGACCCGTCCTGCGATGCCATGCGATGCGTTCCcctcctgcctggggctgtCCCCCGGCGAGGACGGTGCTTTGGGGACAGCGCTTTGAGCTCGGCACGCGGCCTTCAGGCGCTGCTGGGGGAGACGCGAGGCAGCTCAGAGGGTTAGGTGCCAGCAAGAGACCCCGACCCCACGGCCCTGTCCCAACTCCATACGGAGCCAGTGCCCAGCACGACATCGCCCAGCGGGCAGGTGCTGCCTTCCACATCCCTGCTTCCTCCCTGGAAGTGCAGAGAAGCCGCCTGGGAAGCGTTCGCCTTCTCCATCCCAGAAGGAGAGAAGTTTGGCGGCTCGGAGCCCGTTGACCTGCTGGAAGCTGGGGCTCTCTgagcccccgagccccccgcgcGTCGCTCCAGGGCGCTGGGTTTGCTTACAGAGCCCTCGTCCCCCCGAAGCGGAGCAGGCCACGTGGGAGGATCTGGTTTCAGGAACATCAGTAATTATAGAACAGGGCTGACAGGGAGGGAACAGCAACAAGGCTTCCCGAGGCAAACAGCGGGCACGGGCTCAGAGCAACGTTTAAAGGAAAAACCAGGAAAGCAGCAAGCGGAGCGCGGCGCCACTGCTAACCCTGGAGTCAGAGTGCCCGACTCGTGGGAACACCTCGCACCCGAGCCCGGCGTGGTTTTTCCCAAAGCCTCAATGTCACCGGGACACCAGCGAGCGTCACCCCTGGGGCAATCAGATCCCTGGAAAAGAGACGGGGGAACAGCAAAAACGCGGCAGCAGGCCAGGGCATCCACTGCTCTGAATCACAGGCACACGCAGGCAGCCCGTCGGCAGGAGCCAAATACCCAAAAGGCCAGTAAGCCCCAGTGCCAGGTGGCCAGAGCTCCCAAATCCAGGAATCACCCTCAAAAACGTTACCAAGCCTCGAAAACGTTACCAAACCCCCTCCTCTTTGCAGCGACTGAGATCCCCTGGGCTAAATCTACCAGGCTGTAAGTTTGTTACGCTTACACCTGGGCTCCCAGAAACGCGCTACGTGTTTTGTAGACCTTAGCAAAATATCCCGGGCACCAGGCATTCAGCTCTGATCCCAGGACGCAGCTGACAGTGAGCGATTATGCCCAGGCACGAATTCAGATGATTCAGCAGGGTCTGGAAACGCACGCGCTGGAACAGAACAAACCTTCGCTTCACCTCTCTTTCGAACGcggagcagggaaagaggagtAAATCTGAGCTTGCTTCTGTCTCCTCGCGGACGACTCCAGAGAGCGTTAAAATAACTTTGTGTAACAAACTAGTTCAACACCCTCTCAGGAATTCGGAGGAGAACTGTGTTTCCTTACTATTTTTGGCCACGTTCACACAGCAAGAGCCGGCCGGAGGGACGGAGGTTTCCCTGCGTTTTCGACAGCGATGCGAGCAGCGACTAAACGCGGTCGTGGCAGGACAGCCCCGCCAGGGAGAGGACCTCGGCGTGCTCCTGTCCCTTTGGATTCCTGCCTCAGCccctagaaaacaaaacactggagCAAAGCATCAGCACCTCTCCTAACACCCTCACGTCCTGGGCACCAtcagaaggagaagcagagatcTGAAGCgagaccaccaccaccaccactgcttCCCGACAGCCAGCTCCAACCCCGAGCTCGTGCTCACCGACAGCTCTTTGCCAGAGCCCCCAGTGTCCCTAAGTCCCACAGCACAACGCCTACCCCACAGGCACGAGAACCCATGGCTTTATGGCACGCGGGTCCCTGACCACCAGCGCCCACGGGGCGGCCAGTTCCCATGGTCCAACAGCTCTGGTAGCAACCATATAATTAACGTAGAGGTAGAAAGCAGATTTGGggatttcagaaatatttcagatttgcATTAAGACGATATTTGgacttgcattaaaaaaaaaagttctaaaaatCAGACAGGAGAGAGTTAAGCCTAGGTTTCCATCACTGAGGTGACCGCAGCAAACCTCGGTTATTTTGAAGCCATCTCACCCATCCCTTCTTCAGCACGACGAAACCTTTCCTAACGAGACTTTCATTAGCAGCTGCATGTTTCACAGCGAAGTTTGTCTTAACAGattatcaaaataataaaaataaaaatccctatCAGCTCAGGCAGGAGAGCTCACCTGCCCTTTTGCACCACCAGCACCATTCCCCGTCCCACGCCGCATCTCTGCTCGGGGTTTGAACTTGCACGTTCTGCGTTTTGTGTGCACAGTTCCAGTTCCCAGACCGGGGCAAACCGAAAAACACTTCAGGAGGGCACAGCTTCTGGTTAGCACGAGCATTATCTGCCTGATGCTATCCGCAAGCCTCAAAGGCGTGCTCTGGCACGACCCAGCACCGCGAGAAACATTAACATTTCTGGCTCGGGCT
The Cygnus atratus isolate AKBS03 ecotype Queensland, Australia chromosome 24, CAtr_DNAZoo_HiC_assembly, whole genome shotgun sequence DNA segment above includes these coding regions:
- the PPARD gene encoding peroxisome proliferator-activated receptor delta isoform X2, whose product is MEQLQEEVPEVREEEEEEEEAVMVASGASDPSAGPDSSLPSSSYTDLSQSSSPSLSDQLQMGCEEAASGALNVECRVCGDKASGFHYGVHACEGCKGFFRRTIRMKLEYEKCERSCKIQKKNRNKCQYCRFQKCLSLGMSHNAIRFGRMPEAEKRKLVAGLTASEISCQNPQVADLKAFSKHIYNAYLKNFNMTKKKARGILTGKASSTPPFVIHDMDTLWQAEKGLVWKQLVNGIPPYKEIGVHVFYRCQCTTVETVRELTEFAKSIPSFVGLYLNDQVTLLKYGVHEAIFAMLASIMNKDGLLVANGNGFVTREFLRSLRKPFNEIMEPKFEFAVKFNALELDDSDLSLFVAAIILCGDRPGLMNVKQVEEIQDNILRALEFHLQSNHPDAQYLFPKLLQKMADLRQLVTEHAQLVQKIKKTEAETSLHPLLQEIYKDMY
- the PPARD gene encoding peroxisome proliferator-activated receptor delta isoform X1; this encodes MEQLQEEVPEVREEEEEEEEAVMVASGASDPSAGPDSSLPSSSYTDLSQSSSPSLSDQLQMGCEEAASGALNVECRVCGDKASGFHYGVHACEGCKGFFRRTIRMKLEYEKCERSCKIQKKNRNKCQYCRFQKCLSLGMSHNAIRFGRMPEAEKRKLVAGLTASEISCQNPQVADLKAFSKHIYNAYLKNFNMTKKKARGILTGKASSTPQPFVIHDMDTLWQAEKGLVWKQLVNGIPPYKEIGVHVFYRCQCTTVETVRELTEFAKSIPSFVGLYLNDQVTLLKYGVHEAIFAMLASIMNKDGLLVANGNGFVTREFLRSLRKPFNEIMEPKFEFAVKFNALELDDSDLSLFVAAIILCGDRPGLMNVKQVEEIQDNILRALEFHLQSNHPDAQYLFPKLLQKMADLRQLVTEHAQLVQKIKKTEAETSLHPLLQEIYKDMY